The genomic segment CACAACACGCTAATGGAGACCCACCCAGAATGAGCATTCTTTACGAATATATAGGATAAAAAAGAAGTACACTTATAAGCAGAGATACATTAACATAACATTGTATTAAGAAAAATCCAGTAACCTAGAATTGGAAATCAGGAAATTAAACCTGAGGatacattgttaaaaaaaactgctgtcaTTGAATAAATCACATGAATTAGTTGAGTATTTATTTCAGAAGCTTGCCGTCTATCAGCGGACTAAAAAATGTCAGATGTCCGCCTTTCCTGCAAtcaaggaaatgtaaaaaaaacaaaacctcccAGCTTGCATGTGAGTATCATGTTGCTTGAAGCAAAGTTAGAGTGCTATGTCAGTCATCAGAGCTTACATAGTCTGTGCaataccattatattaggggggtgggccgcccccctaatataatggtaggggaaacactgtagtTATCTGTTTAACATGGATAAGCCTTGCAAATATCCCATCTTGCTATGTTTGTTATTGTAGTctgttatttcatgtttttgcgCTTTTAAGAGGATTGCAGGGGGGGAAGTCATCTTGTCCGTATCTCACACATGACAACCTGCACCCATTTTGCCACCCAGACCACAAGACTGTGACTGTTCCCTGATCAAGTCATgggaaattacaaaaaaatacaaatctacATAATAGTCTTCCAGTATCTTTGACAAACTCACCACTTCCTAATCTGGTTTTAGGTTTATAAGAAATATATTTGTCACTGTTATTCTTAGTATATACGCAAGCAAATATAAAACTGGGTAAGATGCTTCAGCACTGTTACAGTGAAACATGAAGTCATAATGTCTTCCTGAAGAAAATGAGGAAataacacagcagcagcacagtgaaTATAAACTGGTGGATTATTGACTGTTATATATCACAATTATGGTACAGATGACTCTTCACAAAGGGGTTCGGCCAAGAGGCTATAGTTTAAGACTGGTCAAAGGTGAACATTTGTTGGACAATTATTGCTTCAGTGTGAATACAGTAGTTGAGTTATTAATCGTGCAAAGGCAAACTTAAATCCTCACACTAATCAGACCCTGTGTGTACAGGTACGTTTTGTTCAGCTTGCTTTACTGTATATCTTAGTGCTCTCATTGATGTCCCATGCTCACTGCAGAGTGTCACAGTCGGTCATCAATCATATTTGAGCAGCATCAGCTGGATCTGGAGGACCCGGATTTCCAACCTGTTCTGGAAGTGAGCAGCCTGCTGAAGCTTAGCGCTGCCGGAGACCACATGAAGGATGACAGAGAAGGTATGGCACAGGGACATAAACACAGttccacaaaacaaaaagcagagttTATTCTATACTCTCAGCTTGTTTAAGGTTAGAGTTTGTATCTCTAGCTTCAGTACTTGGAGCTGTAAACATTACTGCTGATTAATAATAAAATCCCTATATATGCTACTTAATTTGAGTTTATGTTACATAGgttttaaaagttaaagtttCACAATAATATGACttacttttttctgtcttgtagGAGCTGTTGACCTGATTGATGAGCTAATGTCTACTGATGGTGAGCGTCTAAACCTGCTTTAGCTTACCTTCACTTTATCTCTTGCTCAGTCTTTTTGGCTTTTATGCTCAAGATTTAAAAGTACTGACTTAGTTAACTCAGATTTCAattctgaaatattaacaacaaCTATATTTTTGTTACAGCAACGATTAATCTGCAAGCTGATTTGGAGGTTTAATATTAGATTTCTAAACTATGGTGGCCCTAaaggtcaaacatttcacagtttTTCCGACACTTTCAGAAAAGTCAAGGATCAAAGGTTCTATTTGTAAAATTTGAATGCAATCCAATCAACAGTTTGTCAACCAAACTGGTTGACCATTGTTGTCTTCCCTGGAGCTCTGTTGCAGGCTTGTCTAAAAACTTTACCTAcagtctttctgtctgtctttgccttaaacatgttttcaaggTCTATTTCCATATTATTTCTCCTGTATCCTCAAACAGGTATGTACTACAACTTCAACCTGGATGACAACGAGGGAGTGTGTGACCTTTTTGATGTGCAGATCCTCGATTACTGATGTCAAACAGAGCCTGTACTGTTTGCTAATACGACACACTCCAAGCCCTTTTCTGTTCCAGTTTCACAGATGATAAATCATACATTAAATTATCATCTCTAAAATCCATCTAAAACTATTTGCcatacaactttattttaatgtactGGCCTTTTTCCCCTGAGCCAACATCAAACAAAGTGCCTGAAAAAAGAAGATCGAGACATTCATGCAGGccagattccttttttttatggtttccTGAGTGAATATCTACATTGTTCGTGAGGGATTAGATGCCTGAGTGGAAGGCAGCCAGCACAAATCCCTTAGCCTCCTACTTCTGTTATGCATGTAAATACcttttatattgttttgtatCAGTTGGTAACCAGAGATTTGGAccgtttttattttctgtagttaATGAACAGCTTGTGACTGTTGTGCTTGAGTCTATTTTGACAATAATTCACAACATGTACAAGGTTATGTACATATGTCACTTTCTTTACATTGAGagttaattacatttttataaaagaggtgtattgtatttaaaagtgaatattttgtttacattttgtaaatttGTTCTCGTGAAATGCtggaaagttttcttttttaaattattgtgGCACTGCCGTACTTGGCCtcgttgagtttttttttttatccatataTCTTATAATGAAAGGTATACATTTGATTGGGAAATATTTTTTACttaatttaaaacaattttttgtttgttctagTTTGTTTAAGCTGATGCTAGTTGACTGCCTTAATTTATTATCTAAAATTGAATATGTTTTTGATCTGAAAAATCCAAAGTCGAGAACCATAAGTGCCATTTTTGTATAGGTATAGTATTTCACACAAGAAATTACTTTTTTCTGTACTTTTAATTTGCAAATTTCTTCAAagtttttcaataaaaacattggtCTTGATTTGAAACTATTCATTTCTGACAAATAAGTGATTTAGAGAATGACTTCTACATACACAGAAGACTTGTTTCACCAAACAATACCTTACAGTTTATCTCTAAGTTGaaacacctttttgtttttggcagaCTAAAATGTTCAGTTAACAGATGGAAAACTTCAAATGGTTTCCACATGAGACTGAAGTTCCAGATCCTGACCTGCAGCAACACTTTATAAATCACTGAAGCTGTACCAGCTGGGagacaggaaaacaaaagaagccacaaaataaattcaattccccccccccccccccccccaatataatCAGAACCTCTGAATATTTTAACAGCCAGTAGACACTGAAAATGCTTACATTTTTGTTAGacactgacaaataaaaaaaaatgtagtgcTGATAGATGGCCAAAAGATGAAGAAGTGGCATATCTCCCGTAGACATCCATTGTGGACAGTCTGGTTTATTGTAATGTCATTCTCAACCACAGCCTTCTTAACTGTACAGAACATCTTATTTAACATACTCCTTGTTTTTAGGCtgtttatattctatatttacTTATGTTCAACCTCATCTGCTTGGCAAATCTGTCAGTCCTATATTCACCTTCTCTTGCAGCTGAGTATGATTTGTGAAAAGAACAGCAAGGTTATCAGCATCAAGATCTTTTAGCTAGGTGAAGAGAGTCTCTGGATTCCTCTGGGCTTGTATGAGGTGATCTTTTCACATAATTTAGTCAATGGTGATGAGGAAGAAAATGGGGAAACCAGATTCTGGGAACCATTCAGTGAGGTTCCCACTTAGAATGAAACTACACTCTCATTGATGGTGAAACATCCTTATCAATGCTGCAGTCCTAGCAGAGACTCAGGATTGCATGATCTTCTACCAGGTGTCACAGTGCTGTACATATTGTTACATAGAATGAAGTAATGAAGTAATACATATGATAAATGCAATTACTTAAGAGAAGTTTCTTGTCAATAGTCCCTTATCACCtcttgaaatgttgttttgaagtctgttttGCAGGCTTTACTGTGTGACCAGATGTGAACTGTGAAGTACGTATGCAGGAAATTTGTCTCAGATGTTCAGAGAAATTTGGAATACAACAAAACCCTGACTTTCCCTCACGAAAGGGAGATAAATCTTATCTTAAAAGATTAGGCACAAGACTGAAAATGACACCATATTTAGAccaatgtaatgtaatgtaatttaGTTGTCTCCTAATTTTAGGGAAATAAAAAGGTACTCCAGCTGACAGAgcaaatacatgtttatttgGAGAATTATTTCTGGATCTTATAAAATAAATCCTGCATCCTCACTTTAAGGTGTGGGTGTAGGCATGTGTAGTACATCTGGTTTAAGCTGGTGCAGTTGATAAGAAGTATTTATTCATAAACTTGATAAGAACAGGCTGGATTAGCAGCATAGTTTATAGATACAGTAAATGCAGTAACTAAAATGTTTGCTAAAGAGCAAGTACTCTTTCGCAGCTTTACAAATAGACTATACTTGTTTGTCTTGGCAAGATATCAAGTTCCAGTTTCTTCTTTGTACTTTTCACTGTGTGGACAGCTGGAAAGTTTCAAATGTTTCTTGTGAAATCCTGGAAAGTTTCAGTTTTCTCCAGGattaaccaaaacaaactttgaaTTTTAACAAGTACGAGTAGTAGcatcttaaaaataattttagtcTCGTACAGAAATATGCATGCTTACACTGAAAGCCCAATAGATGTGGTGGTGatgtctgtttctgcagagccGTTAAACTCATTCTGCAGTGAGTCTAAAATACCTGCTCTGATTTTGGACAGTATGTGGGACATTTCTTCATTCCAACCTTTGGCTTGGAAAATGATAGAGGAATGGCTGTTGTTATTAGATCTGGTGGGGGTGGGGAATCATATTATGTCTGCCTTTGAGCTAGTTAACAATCCTGCAATGATACTGTGGCTTCTTGAAATTAaacttttaagaaaaacatttaatttatttaattttttgctTGCAGAAGATAAATGCTATGTTTCTTCTGGACCAGGATGTCATCAACAGCCTGCGGTCAGTCTATGACAAATTCAACTCAGATTTAATGTGAAAGTGAGGTTATTgtgaagaggggagagagtcAGTCCAATAATCCGTGTCCCTTTTAAATTAGTTTTCTCTGTTGCAAACAGGACATTATGTTTGACCTGCTTGTTAAACTTTTTAATTGTTAAAATTATTCCCCTCCACAATCAgattttttaatacattttttatgtgcTTCTTATCCTTTTCAAGACTGGTCCTTTTATCTTTATCAGCCCCAATCTGTCTGCTCaatttcagtatttattttagattttatttcacattttaccTCTTCTGAGTCAATTCTTTTGTCcactgctgtgttttatttgtgccaTCTATGCTCCATCTGTTCCAAAGATGCCCCTAGAGGGATTGATAAAGTTGCCTGAtggactgattgattgacaccGAACTTCGCTCAGtgtcttttttaataaactgggaggagaaaacagTCAAATTGTTCTGTTTTAGATGTGGTGGGATCGTTAACACTTGTGAAAAATAACTACAGCTAAATGATTTCTACTCATGCTGCTATAAAAAGTGATTCAAGCACACATCCTATACCTATCTCATATTGAGAAGGTGTTTGTCTCTTGGGATGCACTATGGGAGTTAAATGACATCTCCACTCCTTCCTCCACTTCAGGattttccttcctcctcttcctcctcctctctccaatTTTCTTGGCCACTTTCATCATGTGCTGCCTGAAGGATGATCCCATGAAGGCATAGAGGATGGGGTTGAGGCAGCAGTGAGTGAGGGCCAAGCTCTCTGTCACCTGCGCCGCCTGATCCAACACTTTACTTGTCCCACAGTGGGTCACTAAGATGTAGACCGAGTCCATCGCTCGATACGCCTTCAACACGTTATATGGAAGCTGGGTGACCACAAACACCCCGACGACTATCAGGAGAACACGCAGAGCTTTCCACTTCTTTCCTCTGCTCTCAACGGGGAGGTCTTTAAGCGCCCAGCCCACTCTGCAGTAACAGATCATCATGATGATGAGAGGAAGCAGGAATCCCAGCatcacctctaccatctccagAGCAGCTTTCCCGCCTCCTGCCATTGATGGAGGGTAGACAGCCAGGCAGATGCTCCTACCGGACGACCATCTTACTTCTGAGAGGATCAAATCAGGAAGACCGAGGAAGACAGCTGTCATCCAGACAACCAAACACACCTTCCAGCAGTGTCTCCTGCTGAACATCCTCTCCAGCCGCCCTCTTTGGTCATTCCCTTGCGCTCTAGCTAATGCGAAGTAGCGATCCAGGCTAATGCAagccagcagcagcatgcagcaGGTGAAGTTGACTGTGTAGCAGGCAGACACAATCTTACACACGACCTCGCCCAGATCCCAGCCCCTTGCCGCATCAGCAGCCCAGAATGGCAGTGTGAAGAGCAGTAGCAGGTCAGCCACAGCCAAGTGGGTCAGGAAGGTGTCTGTCATAGTCTTGAGGCGTTTGTGGTAGGCGTAGATGGCAACGACTAAAGCGTTTCCTGCCACGCCAACCACCAGACACACAGTGTACATGATGGGGAGAAAGACGCCAGCGAAGGAACGGATGTCACCCTTCCTACAAAGGGCGGGGTAGTCTTCATAGCTGAAGTTGAAACTGATGTTTTCGTGGTAATAGTAGTCAAACTCCTCCGAGACTTCCATTTTCATGAGATGAAACTGTGAAGGAGGAAATATGGAATTAGTTGTCTGTCACCTTTAAACATTCACAACCTTACAACACAAAACTACAGTAGTCTGGTTTAAAGAAAGGAAGTACATTTCACACAGTGAATGTGCTTATAGTTATGATTAAATTGTAGTTAAACCATCTTTAGTTTTTCTAGTTTAAcgcatttccttttttctttttttttctctttattttggCAAGAATTGCAGGAGAACATCCATGAGTAACGACTGCCAGTAACAATACATGCAGTGGAATCATTGTTAATACGACTatgtagaaaacaaaataacaacacaaagtaTTGACCAGCTCAAACCCGCTTTTCTTAACCACcaaccctcctcttccttcatGGGTCATTCCCTGAATTGCACAAAACAAGCAAGATATCTCTTAACTGTGCTAAACCACTGACATCTGCAAGACATTTTGTGACTATCGGCTAATTATTGTTCTGTGATAACGTCAGTGTCTACTTCCTGTGTTGGCATGCAGGAATTAACAACCACACaagttttgtgttttagatgaaaaaaaCGTGCCCATACAGAATAGTTCTCTAAGGAACTGCAACATCTGAAAACACTCGACAACATACCTTATTTATTCAGTCATTGATTCTACAGTATATTATTTACATGTCTATTAATTGGACATGTTTCTCTActataaacatttaattttgtaacctttttttttatcaggacaATATTCTCAATGATATACAagatctctttttcaagagagtCCTGGCCATGACAGCAGCATTAAAGTTTCAGACAGAGACCAAAAGACAGACAATCAACAAATATTACATCAATCAACAAATAAGTAGCGATCAGCAGAGAAACATGTGCATACAATCATCAAATGATCCTTTATCCTACTTTTGTAAAACTACTGAATTCAAGGTCTTTACTATTTTCATCAGTTTGTTAACTGTCCTGCTTACTATCCCATGCATCAGATAAAGCAAAACagaaatgctaaaaaaaagtgctcCAACCTGTTCTCACATTGATCTAGTTAGTCGAGGATTCTCCTTTACCCAAAGTTAAAGAATGTACATTGGCAGTTGTCCAAAAGTCAGATTTAATCCCATCTAAAATCACATGTACATGTAAATGTTACTGTAGTAAACCAGTATTTAAACTACAGGATTGACTGTAGTGTGAATACACCC from the Labrus bergylta chromosome 4, fLabBer1.1, whole genome shotgun sequence genome contains:
- the ackr4a gene encoding atypical chemokine receptor 4, whose amino-acid sequence is MKMEVSEEFDYYYHENISFNFSYEDYPALCRKGDIRSFAGVFLPIMYTVCLVVGVAGNALVVAIYAYHKRLKTMTDTFLTHLAVADLLLLFTLPFWAADAARGWDLGEVVCKIVSACYTVNFTCCMLLLACISLDRYFALARAQGNDQRGRLERMFSRRHCWKVCLVVWMTAVFLGLPDLILSEVRWSSGRSICLAVYPPSMAGGGKAALEMVEVMLGFLLPLIIMMICYCRVGWALKDLPVESRGKKWKALRVLLIVVGVFVVTQLPYNVLKAYRAMDSVYILVTHCGTSKVLDQAAQVTESLALTHCCLNPILYAFMGSSFRQHMMKVAKKIGERRRKRRKENPEVEEGVEMSFNSHSASQETNTFSI